The following proteins are encoded in a genomic region of Arachis stenosperma cultivar V10309 chromosome 4, arast.V10309.gnm1.PFL2, whole genome shotgun sequence:
- the LOC130973063 gene encoding thiamine biosynthetic bifunctional enzyme TH1, chloroplastic isoform X1, with product MASCTFVNSWHSPQVAPILGFKQVRILTPLFSDLDRKNQRHVFLNMQHSQCVSGIGSGTTQISDAKIPHVLTVAGSDSGAGAGIQADLKACASRHVFCSTVITAVTAQNTVGVQGVEILPDDVVAEQLKSVLSDMHVDVVKTGMLPSLGVVKVLCQSLRKFPVRAIVVDPVMVSTSADVLVGPSVLAGFREELFPMADIVTPNIKEASVLLGDVPLKSVSDMRRAAKLIHDMGPRNVLIKGGDLHASLDATDVFFDGEEFYELCSSRVKTCNTHGTGCTLASCIAAELAKGSSMLSAVKVAKRFIETALDYSKDLVIGNGPQGPFDPLLALKNINQSSYRQERLFNPNDLLVYAVTDSNMNKKWGRSIAEAVKAAVEGGATIIQLREKDAETREFIESAKACLKICHSYGVPLLINDRIDVALACDADGVHVGQSDMPARLARRLLGPEKIIGVSCKTPEQAEQAWINGADYIGCGGVYPTSTKANNRTIGLDGLMEVCKASKLPVVAIGGIGLSNAHDVMELGLPNLKGVAVVSALFDRECILTETRNLHSVVSGAALWVK from the exons ATGGCTTCCTGCACTTTCGTG AACTCTTGGCATTCACCACAGGTTGCTCCAATTTTAGGTTTCAAACAAGTTAGGATTTTGACTCCTCTGTTTTCGGATTTGGATAGAAAGAATCAAAGGCACGTTTTTTTGAACATGCAGCACTCCCAGTGTGTTTCTGGAATCGGGAGTGGAACCACGCAGATTTCTGACGCCAAAATTCCGCATGTGCTCACTGTCGCCGGCTCTGATTCAGGGGCCGGTGCCGGAATCCAAGCGGACCTTAAAGCTTGCGCCTCCCGCCATGTCTTCTGTTCAACTGTCATAACGGCTGTTACTGCACAAAACACTGTTGGAGTCCAG GGAGTGGAGATATTGCCTGATGATGTTGTGGCTGAGCAATTGAAGTCTGTGCTCTCTGATATGCATGTTGACGTG GTCAAAACTGGAATGTTGCCTTCCCTTGGTGTAGTGAAGGTCCTATGTCAGAGCCTTCGGAAATTTCCAGTGAGAG CTATTGTGGTTGATCCTGTCATGGTATCTACCAGTGCAGATGTACTTGTTGGTCCTTCTGTTCTTGCTGGATTTCG GGAGGAACTCTTTCCCATGGCTGATATTGTAACCCCAAATATAAAGGAGGCATCAGTCTTACTTGGTGATGTGCCATTGAAATCAGTTTCTGATATGCGTAGAGCTGCAAAACTGATACATGATATGGGTCCGAG GAATGTACTCATCAAAGGTGGTGATCTTCATGCTTCATTAGATGCTACTGATGTTTTCTTTGATG GTGAGGAATTCTATGAGCTGTGTTCATCGCGTGTAAAAACCTGCAATACACACGGTACTGGTTGTACTTTGGCATCATGCATAGCAGCAGAGCTGGCTAAAGGATCGTCAATGTTGTCAGCAGTTAAG GTAGCTAAACGTTTTATTGAGACTGCCTTGGATTACAGTAAAGACTTGGTCATTGGAAATGGACCCCAAGGACCTTTTGACCCTCTTTTAGCACTTAAGAACATCAATCAAAGTTCTTATAGGCAGGAGAGGTTGTTTAATCCAAATGATTTGTTAGTATATGCTGTAACGGATTCAAACATGAATAAGAAGTGGGGTCGCTCCATTGCTGAAGCCGTTAAAGCTGCTGTAGAAGGAGGTGCTACCATCATTCAATTAAG GGAAAAGGATGCTGAGACAAGGGAGTTTATTGAGTCAGCCAAAGCATGTCTTAAAATATGTCATTCCTATGGAGTACCTCTACTTATAAATGATCGCATAGATGTGGCCCTTGCTTGTGATGCTGATGGTGTTCATGTTGGTCAATCTGATATGCCTGCACGTCTTGCTAGAAGGCTCCTAGGCCCTGAAAAGATTATCGGAGTATCATGCAAGACACCAGAGCAGGCCGAACAAGCATGGATCAATGGTGCTGATTACATTGGTTGTGGTGGTGTATATCCCACCAGCACAAAGGCAAACAACCGCACCATAGGCTTGGATGGATTGATGGAGGTATGTAAGGCCTCTAAACTTCCTGTGGTGGCAATTGGTGGCATTGGTCTTTCAAATGCTCATGATGTCATGGAACTTGGTCTACCAAATCTTAAAGGTGTTGCTGTTGTTTCGGCTTTATTCGATAGAGAATGCATTTTAACCGAGACAAGGAACTTGCACTCAGTGGTAAGTGGGGCAGCATTGTGGGTAAAATGA
- the LOC130973063 gene encoding thiamine biosynthetic bifunctional enzyme TH1, chloroplastic isoform X3, translated as MASCTFVHSQCVSGIGSGTTQISDAKIPHVLTVAGSDSGAGAGIQADLKACASRHVFCSTVITAVTAQNTVGVQGVEILPDDVVAEQLKSVLSDMHVDVVKTGMLPSLGVVKVLCQSLRKFPVRAIVVDPVMVSTSADVLVGPSVLAGFREELFPMADIVTPNIKEASVLLGDVPLKSVSDMRRAAKLIHDMGPRNVLIKGGDLHASLDATDVFFDGEEFYELCSSRVKTCNTHGTGCTLASCIAAELAKGSSMLSAVKVAKRFIETALDYSKDLVIGNGPQGPFDPLLALKNINQSSYRQERLFNPNDLLVYAVTDSNMNKKWGRSIAEAVKAAVEGGATIIQLREKDAETREFIESAKACLKICHSYGVPLLINDRIDVALACDADGVHVGQSDMPARLARRLLGPEKIIGVSCKTPEQAEQAWINGADYIGCGGVYPTSTKANNRTIGLDGLMEVCKASKLPVVAIGGIGLSNAHDVMELGLPNLKGVAVVSALFDRECILTETRNLHSVVSGAALWVK; from the exons ATGGCTTCCTGCACTTTCGTG CACTCCCAGTGTGTTTCTGGAATCGGGAGTGGAACCACGCAGATTTCTGACGCCAAAATTCCGCATGTGCTCACTGTCGCCGGCTCTGATTCAGGGGCCGGTGCCGGAATCCAAGCGGACCTTAAAGCTTGCGCCTCCCGCCATGTCTTCTGTTCAACTGTCATAACGGCTGTTACTGCACAAAACACTGTTGGAGTCCAG GGAGTGGAGATATTGCCTGATGATGTTGTGGCTGAGCAATTGAAGTCTGTGCTCTCTGATATGCATGTTGACGTG GTCAAAACTGGAATGTTGCCTTCCCTTGGTGTAGTGAAGGTCCTATGTCAGAGCCTTCGGAAATTTCCAGTGAGAG CTATTGTGGTTGATCCTGTCATGGTATCTACCAGTGCAGATGTACTTGTTGGTCCTTCTGTTCTTGCTGGATTTCG GGAGGAACTCTTTCCCATGGCTGATATTGTAACCCCAAATATAAAGGAGGCATCAGTCTTACTTGGTGATGTGCCATTGAAATCAGTTTCTGATATGCGTAGAGCTGCAAAACTGATACATGATATGGGTCCGAG GAATGTACTCATCAAAGGTGGTGATCTTCATGCTTCATTAGATGCTACTGATGTTTTCTTTGATG GTGAGGAATTCTATGAGCTGTGTTCATCGCGTGTAAAAACCTGCAATACACACGGTACTGGTTGTACTTTGGCATCATGCATAGCAGCAGAGCTGGCTAAAGGATCGTCAATGTTGTCAGCAGTTAAG GTAGCTAAACGTTTTATTGAGACTGCCTTGGATTACAGTAAAGACTTGGTCATTGGAAATGGACCCCAAGGACCTTTTGACCCTCTTTTAGCACTTAAGAACATCAATCAAAGTTCTTATAGGCAGGAGAGGTTGTTTAATCCAAATGATTTGTTAGTATATGCTGTAACGGATTCAAACATGAATAAGAAGTGGGGTCGCTCCATTGCTGAAGCCGTTAAAGCTGCTGTAGAAGGAGGTGCTACCATCATTCAATTAAG GGAAAAGGATGCTGAGACAAGGGAGTTTATTGAGTCAGCCAAAGCATGTCTTAAAATATGTCATTCCTATGGAGTACCTCTACTTATAAATGATCGCATAGATGTGGCCCTTGCTTGTGATGCTGATGGTGTTCATGTTGGTCAATCTGATATGCCTGCACGTCTTGCTAGAAGGCTCCTAGGCCCTGAAAAGATTATCGGAGTATCATGCAAGACACCAGAGCAGGCCGAACAAGCATGGATCAATGGTGCTGATTACATTGGTTGTGGTGGTGTATATCCCACCAGCACAAAGGCAAACAACCGCACCATAGGCTTGGATGGATTGATGGAGGTATGTAAGGCCTCTAAACTTCCTGTGGTGGCAATTGGTGGCATTGGTCTTTCAAATGCTCATGATGTCATGGAACTTGGTCTACCAAATCTTAAAGGTGTTGCTGTTGTTTCGGCTTTATTCGATAGAGAATGCATTTTAACCGAGACAAGGAACTTGCACTCAGTGGTAAGTGGGGCAGCATTGTGGGTAAAATGA
- the LOC130973063 gene encoding thiamine biosynthetic bifunctional enzyme TH1, chloroplastic isoform X2 — protein sequence MASCTFVNSWHSPQHSQCVSGIGSGTTQISDAKIPHVLTVAGSDSGAGAGIQADLKACASRHVFCSTVITAVTAQNTVGVQGVEILPDDVVAEQLKSVLSDMHVDVVKTGMLPSLGVVKVLCQSLRKFPVRAIVVDPVMVSTSADVLVGPSVLAGFREELFPMADIVTPNIKEASVLLGDVPLKSVSDMRRAAKLIHDMGPRNVLIKGGDLHASLDATDVFFDGEEFYELCSSRVKTCNTHGTGCTLASCIAAELAKGSSMLSAVKVAKRFIETALDYSKDLVIGNGPQGPFDPLLALKNINQSSYRQERLFNPNDLLVYAVTDSNMNKKWGRSIAEAVKAAVEGGATIIQLREKDAETREFIESAKACLKICHSYGVPLLINDRIDVALACDADGVHVGQSDMPARLARRLLGPEKIIGVSCKTPEQAEQAWINGADYIGCGGVYPTSTKANNRTIGLDGLMEVCKASKLPVVAIGGIGLSNAHDVMELGLPNLKGVAVVSALFDRECILTETRNLHSVVSGAALWVK from the exons ATGGCTTCCTGCACTTTCGTG AACTCTTGGCATTCACCACAG CACTCCCAGTGTGTTTCTGGAATCGGGAGTGGAACCACGCAGATTTCTGACGCCAAAATTCCGCATGTGCTCACTGTCGCCGGCTCTGATTCAGGGGCCGGTGCCGGAATCCAAGCGGACCTTAAAGCTTGCGCCTCCCGCCATGTCTTCTGTTCAACTGTCATAACGGCTGTTACTGCACAAAACACTGTTGGAGTCCAG GGAGTGGAGATATTGCCTGATGATGTTGTGGCTGAGCAATTGAAGTCTGTGCTCTCTGATATGCATGTTGACGTG GTCAAAACTGGAATGTTGCCTTCCCTTGGTGTAGTGAAGGTCCTATGTCAGAGCCTTCGGAAATTTCCAGTGAGAG CTATTGTGGTTGATCCTGTCATGGTATCTACCAGTGCAGATGTACTTGTTGGTCCTTCTGTTCTTGCTGGATTTCG GGAGGAACTCTTTCCCATGGCTGATATTGTAACCCCAAATATAAAGGAGGCATCAGTCTTACTTGGTGATGTGCCATTGAAATCAGTTTCTGATATGCGTAGAGCTGCAAAACTGATACATGATATGGGTCCGAG GAATGTACTCATCAAAGGTGGTGATCTTCATGCTTCATTAGATGCTACTGATGTTTTCTTTGATG GTGAGGAATTCTATGAGCTGTGTTCATCGCGTGTAAAAACCTGCAATACACACGGTACTGGTTGTACTTTGGCATCATGCATAGCAGCAGAGCTGGCTAAAGGATCGTCAATGTTGTCAGCAGTTAAG GTAGCTAAACGTTTTATTGAGACTGCCTTGGATTACAGTAAAGACTTGGTCATTGGAAATGGACCCCAAGGACCTTTTGACCCTCTTTTAGCACTTAAGAACATCAATCAAAGTTCTTATAGGCAGGAGAGGTTGTTTAATCCAAATGATTTGTTAGTATATGCTGTAACGGATTCAAACATGAATAAGAAGTGGGGTCGCTCCATTGCTGAAGCCGTTAAAGCTGCTGTAGAAGGAGGTGCTACCATCATTCAATTAAG GGAAAAGGATGCTGAGACAAGGGAGTTTATTGAGTCAGCCAAAGCATGTCTTAAAATATGTCATTCCTATGGAGTACCTCTACTTATAAATGATCGCATAGATGTGGCCCTTGCTTGTGATGCTGATGGTGTTCATGTTGGTCAATCTGATATGCCTGCACGTCTTGCTAGAAGGCTCCTAGGCCCTGAAAAGATTATCGGAGTATCATGCAAGACACCAGAGCAGGCCGAACAAGCATGGATCAATGGTGCTGATTACATTGGTTGTGGTGGTGTATATCCCACCAGCACAAAGGCAAACAACCGCACCATAGGCTTGGATGGATTGATGGAGGTATGTAAGGCCTCTAAACTTCCTGTGGTGGCAATTGGTGGCATTGGTCTTTCAAATGCTCATGATGTCATGGAACTTGGTCTACCAAATCTTAAAGGTGTTGCTGTTGTTTCGGCTTTATTCGATAGAGAATGCATTTTAACCGAGACAAGGAACTTGCACTCAGTGGTAAGTGGGGCAGCATTGTGGGTAAAATGA
- the LOC130973063 gene encoding thiamine biosynthetic bifunctional enzyme TH1, chloroplastic isoform X4: MQHSQCVSGIGSGTTQISDAKIPHVLTVAGSDSGAGAGIQADLKACASRHVFCSTVITAVTAQNTVGVQGVEILPDDVVAEQLKSVLSDMHVDVVKTGMLPSLGVVKVLCQSLRKFPVRAIVVDPVMVSTSADVLVGPSVLAGFREELFPMADIVTPNIKEASVLLGDVPLKSVSDMRRAAKLIHDMGPRNVLIKGGDLHASLDATDVFFDGEEFYELCSSRVKTCNTHGTGCTLASCIAAELAKGSSMLSAVKVAKRFIETALDYSKDLVIGNGPQGPFDPLLALKNINQSSYRQERLFNPNDLLVYAVTDSNMNKKWGRSIAEAVKAAVEGGATIIQLREKDAETREFIESAKACLKICHSYGVPLLINDRIDVALACDADGVHVGQSDMPARLARRLLGPEKIIGVSCKTPEQAEQAWINGADYIGCGGVYPTSTKANNRTIGLDGLMEVCKASKLPVVAIGGIGLSNAHDVMELGLPNLKGVAVVSALFDRECILTETRNLHSVVSGAALWVK; the protein is encoded by the exons ATGCAGCACTCCCAGTGTGTTTCTGGAATCGGGAGTGGAACCACGCAGATTTCTGACGCCAAAATTCCGCATGTGCTCACTGTCGCCGGCTCTGATTCAGGGGCCGGTGCCGGAATCCAAGCGGACCTTAAAGCTTGCGCCTCCCGCCATGTCTTCTGTTCAACTGTCATAACGGCTGTTACTGCACAAAACACTGTTGGAGTCCAG GGAGTGGAGATATTGCCTGATGATGTTGTGGCTGAGCAATTGAAGTCTGTGCTCTCTGATATGCATGTTGACGTG GTCAAAACTGGAATGTTGCCTTCCCTTGGTGTAGTGAAGGTCCTATGTCAGAGCCTTCGGAAATTTCCAGTGAGAG CTATTGTGGTTGATCCTGTCATGGTATCTACCAGTGCAGATGTACTTGTTGGTCCTTCTGTTCTTGCTGGATTTCG GGAGGAACTCTTTCCCATGGCTGATATTGTAACCCCAAATATAAAGGAGGCATCAGTCTTACTTGGTGATGTGCCATTGAAATCAGTTTCTGATATGCGTAGAGCTGCAAAACTGATACATGATATGGGTCCGAG GAATGTACTCATCAAAGGTGGTGATCTTCATGCTTCATTAGATGCTACTGATGTTTTCTTTGATG GTGAGGAATTCTATGAGCTGTGTTCATCGCGTGTAAAAACCTGCAATACACACGGTACTGGTTGTACTTTGGCATCATGCATAGCAGCAGAGCTGGCTAAAGGATCGTCAATGTTGTCAGCAGTTAAG GTAGCTAAACGTTTTATTGAGACTGCCTTGGATTACAGTAAAGACTTGGTCATTGGAAATGGACCCCAAGGACCTTTTGACCCTCTTTTAGCACTTAAGAACATCAATCAAAGTTCTTATAGGCAGGAGAGGTTGTTTAATCCAAATGATTTGTTAGTATATGCTGTAACGGATTCAAACATGAATAAGAAGTGGGGTCGCTCCATTGCTGAAGCCGTTAAAGCTGCTGTAGAAGGAGGTGCTACCATCATTCAATTAAG GGAAAAGGATGCTGAGACAAGGGAGTTTATTGAGTCAGCCAAAGCATGTCTTAAAATATGTCATTCCTATGGAGTACCTCTACTTATAAATGATCGCATAGATGTGGCCCTTGCTTGTGATGCTGATGGTGTTCATGTTGGTCAATCTGATATGCCTGCACGTCTTGCTAGAAGGCTCCTAGGCCCTGAAAAGATTATCGGAGTATCATGCAAGACACCAGAGCAGGCCGAACAAGCATGGATCAATGGTGCTGATTACATTGGTTGTGGTGGTGTATATCCCACCAGCACAAAGGCAAACAACCGCACCATAGGCTTGGATGGATTGATGGAGGTATGTAAGGCCTCTAAACTTCCTGTGGTGGCAATTGGTGGCATTGGTCTTTCAAATGCTCATGATGTCATGGAACTTGGTCTACCAAATCTTAAAGGTGTTGCTGTTGTTTCGGCTTTATTCGATAGAGAATGCATTTTAACCGAGACAAGGAACTTGCACTCAGTGGTAAGTGGGGCAGCATTGTGGGTAAAATGA
- the LOC130976021 gene encoding serine/threonine-protein kinase SRK2A, whose product MEKYELVKDIGSGNFGVARLMRHKETKELVAMKYIERGHKIDENVAREIINHRSLRHPNIIRFKEVVLTPTHLGIVMEYAAGGELFERICNAGRFSEDEARYFFQQLISGVSYCHSMQICHRDLKLENTLLDGSPAPRLKICDFGYSKSSLLHSRPKSTVGTPAYIAPEVLQRREYDGKLADVWSCGVTLYVMLVGAYPFEDQEDPKNFRKTINRIMAVQYMIPDYVHISQDCRHLLSRIFVANPARRITIKEIKSHPWFLKNLPRELTEMAQAVYYRKENPTFSLQSIEDIMKIVEEAKTPPPASRSVGGFGWGGEEEEEEAKEEEEAEVEEDEYEKRVKEAQASGEFHVS is encoded by the exons ATGGAAAAGTACGAGCTGGTGAAGGATATAGGATCTGGGAATTTCGGGGTGGCAAGGCTTATGCGCCACAAAGAGACCAAGGAGCTTGTTGCTATGAAATACATTGAAAGGGGTCACAAG ATTGATGAAAATGTTGCAAGGGAAATCATAAACCACAGAAGCCTTCGCCACCCGAATATCATTCGGTTCAAGGAG GTGGTTTTGACTCCTACACATCTTGGAATAGTGATGGAGTATGCAGCTGGAGGAGAGCTATTCGAGCGAATTTGCAATGCTGGAAGATTTAGTGAAGATGAG GCTCGGTATTTCTTCCAGCAGCTCATCTCTGGAGTTAGCTACTGCCATTCCATG CAAATTTGCCATCGAGACTTGAAGCTGGAGAATACCTTACTGGATGGCAGCCCTGCCCCTCGTCTGAAGATTTGTGACTTTGGTTATTCCAAG TCATCTCTGCTTCATTCAAGGCCTAAATCAACAGTGGGAACTCCTGCCTACATTGCACCAGAGGTTCTTCAACGAAGAGAGTATGATGGAAAG TTGGCAGATGTATGGTCATGTGGAGTGACTCTTTATGTAATGCTAGTTGGAGCATACCCATTTGAGGACCAAGAGGATCCCAAAAATTTCAGGAAAACCATAAAT CGAATTATGGCTGTCCAATATATGATCCCAGACTATGTTCACATATCTCAAGACTGTAGGCATCTTCTATCTCGCATTTTTGTGGCTAATCCAGCTAGG AGAATCACCATTAAGGAGATCAAGTCACACCCATGGTTCTTAAAGAACTTGCCTAGGGAATTGACAGAAATGGCTCAAGCTGTCTACTATAGAAAAGAAAACCCGACCTTTTCTCTTCAGAGTATAGAGGACATCATGAAAATTGTCGAGGAGGCCAAAACTCCTCCGCCAGCTTCCAGGTCAGTTGGAGGATTTGGATGGGGGggagaagaggaggaagaagaagcaaaagaagaagaagaagccgAGGTAGAAGAAGACGAATATGAAAAAAGGGTCAAGGAGGCACAAGCTAGTGGAGAGTTTCATGTTAGTTAA